CCCGGTCGGGGACGCCGGAGCGCACGGCGGCCCTGCTCGCGCGCTCGGGCGTGGACGCCGTGCTGCTCGCCACCCGCGACGGCCGCGGGCACCGCGCGCTCGCCGAGCCGGTGCTGCGGGCGGGCCTGCCGCTGCTCGTCGACAAGCCGTTCACCACCGACCCGGAGGACGCGGCGCGGCTGGTGGAGCTGGCCGCGGCGCGCGGGGTCCCGCTGACCAGCGCCTCCGCCCTGCGGCTGCACCCGGACGTCCGCGCCCTCGCCGCGCGCTGGCGCCCGTCGCCGTCCGGCCTGACCGTCACGGCCTCCGGCCCGGCCGACCCCGCGTCCCCGCACGGCGGCCTGGCGTTCGCCGCCGTGCACGTGGTCGAGGCCGCCCTCGGGGTGCTGCGCGACCCGGTGTCCGGGCCGGTCGCGGTGGTCGCCGGCGCCGGCACCCGGACGGCGCTGGTCCCCGCCGGGCGGGACGTCGGGGTGGTGACGGTCGCGACGCCCGGGGCCGGCACGGGCGGCACGGGCGGCACGGGCGGCACGGGCACGCCGTACCAGGTGGGCGTGACCGGGGCGGACGGGCGGGAGGACGTGCGCGTCGAGCTGGGCGCCGACTACCTGCTGCCGGTGCTGTCCCGGTTCCTCGCGGGCGTGCGCGGCGGCACCGTGGCGCCGTCGGGCGCCGCCCTGGTCGACGCCGTACGCGTGCTCGCCGCGCTGTGCGCGTGACCTCCCGCTCGGCGGCCCGGACGCGGCGGAGGGCAGCACCCGGTCGGGGTGCTGCCCTCCAGGGGTGCGGTCCAGCCCGGCCGCGGCCCCACGTGCTGCCTTGCGCTCCGCCAAGAGCACTTTCCAAACGCCATTCGGCACAACCGAACGGACACTTCATTGAAGCGCGCGTCCGGGCGAGCGGCAAGGGCTGGGCGTTACGGTTCTGTAAAGCCTGCCGCTGTTCGGTATAGCCGAACGTTTGGGATCAGGCGACCAGGTTGCCCTCCGAGAGGACGCGGTCCCCCGTCGCCGGGAGGGCCGTCCGGGTCACGCCGCGCTCCACGTTGGCCGTGTGCAGCAGCGACGAGCCCGGGCCGAACGCCGCGTCCGCGAGCTCCAGCCGGCCGCCCTCGAACGTCGAGCCGGTCGCGCGGTAGTGGTTGGTCCCGCCCGTCAGCACGACGTGCGCGACGCCGTCCCCGGCGACGCCCGTGTACCCGTCGAACGACCACGAGAGCGTCCCGCCGTCCGCGGCCCGCCCGAACACCACGCCCGACGCCGGGGCCCCCGTCGCCCGCGTCCCGCCGGTCACCTCGAGCGCCTGGTCCGAGGTCCCGGCCAGCAGGACCCCCGTGCCGGCCAGCTCCGTCCCGTCCAGCACCAGACGGGACGACGCCACCGTGAGCGCCGCGCCGCCCTCCGCGCCCTGGAGCGTGCACCCCGTCAGGGTCAGCGGGCCGGTCCCGGGGAACAGGGCCGTGCCGCCGTCGAGGCCGGTGACCGTCGTCCGCACCAGGTGCACGGGGGTGGTCACGTTCGCCGCGACGAAGGGCATCGACGCCAGCTGGTCCGTCAGGCCGATCACGCAGTCCTCGATCACGGTCGGGCGCGCGGACAGGTCCGTGGCCTGCGAGAGCTGGAACCGCCCGTCCACCCGGCACCCGCGCATCTGGAGGCCGTCCGCGTTCACCCACATCCACGACGGGTAGTCCGGCATGCTCGGGTCGCGCACCACCTGGCAGTCCTCCAGCGTCAGGTCCACCACGCCGACCCGGGCGAAGAACAGCGCCGCCACCTGCTGCCGCACGGTGATCCGCTTGGCCCGCCCGCCCCAGGTGGCCCCCGAGTTGGCGAACGTCATGAGGCCGGAGTTCCCGATGTAGGTCAGGTCGTGCTCGTACTGGCCGTGCGTGACGAACGGGCCCTGCACGTCGCCGTCGCCGTGGCAGCTCTCCACCGTCGAGTACGCCGCGCAGGTGAAGTCGTTGAGGTGCCGGGCGTTGGACGTCCGGCAGTCCACCACGTGCGCGTACAGGCAGGAGATCTGCTGGGTCAGGTAGCCCGCGCCGCCCAGCGTCACGCTCACCGGGTTGGCCAGCGAGCACTGCGAGGTCACGTACGACGTGTTCCACCGCCGCATCACCACCGGCCAGAACGTGCGCTCCGCGTCCACCTGGTGCACGTCGCAGTGCGTCGCGTACTCGAAGGCCACCGGGTGCGAGCCCGTCACCTGGTCCGTCCCGGTCCCGCGGAACCGCATCCGCTGCACGGTCACCCGCTGGACCGGCTCGACCCGGGTGAACGTCAGCACCCGCCCGGCCGCGAGCGGCCAGCCGGTCTTGTAGCCGAGCCGCACGTGCGTGGCGTCGACGACCTGCGTGATCTGCACCAGGTACATGAGCTCCCGCTCGGCGCTGCCGCCGCCCGGGCGGGTATCCGTCTGCACGGCGTACCAGTCCCCCACCGCGAACGCCGCCGAGTCCGGCACGGGCACGATGTCGACCAGCTCCGGCAGCGCGTCCGGCAGCGTCGACGTCACGACGTGGTCGGTCACGGTCCCGCGGAAGAACAGCACCGCCGCGAACGGGTCGTTGGCGGCGGCGGGCTCGATGCCCTCGGTGGTCACCAGCCGGCCGCCGAAGTCGAGCACCAGGTCCGACCGCGTGAACCGGTGCCGGCGGGTGAAGCTGAGGTCCGTGCGGGCCTCGATGCGGTGCACCGCCGGGTCGCCGACCATCGCGTCCAGCGCGTCGTCCGCCGGCGTGCTCGCGTCCAGGACGCCGAACTGCCGGAAGTCGAGCACGCCGTCGTGGACGAGCAGCCACCGGCCGCGCGAGCGCCGCTCGGAGGCGATCACCGTGCCACCGTTCGGGTCCGCGGTGGCCGCGGGGTCCCAGCGGGTCACCATGCCGCCGCCGTCGCCCGCCGCGGCGTACCCCGCGACCAGCACGACGGCGCCGGCGGTGGGCTGCAGGCGGCGGAGCTCGGCGACGGTGGCGACGGCGCCCGTGGCCCGGGCGGCGGCGGGTCCGCCGGCGGGCGCGGGCGCGGCGGCCGGGACGGCGGGGGACGCGGCGGACGCCGTGCGGGCCGCGCCGAGCGCGACGGCCGACGCCAGGAGGCCGGCGCCCCCCGTGCGCAGCAGCGCGCGACGGGACGCGCGGCCGGGGGCGGAGCCGGACGGGTCGGGTGCGACGGTGTCGTCGGGGGTGGTGCGCATGCGAGGACCTCCAGGACGAGTCGGTGCGGACCGTCCGTGGGAGGTGCCGGGAGGCGTGCGGGTGGTGCGGTGGCGGAGCGCCGGTGCGGCGCCGCCGCGGCTTCGCGCCGGTGGGCGCCGCGACGTGCCGAACGTAGGACCGTCCCGCGGGGGTGTCAACGGTCCGGACCCCGACCCGCCCCGGTCGGTGACGTGTCAGGGGCAGTGGACGGCTGACCCGGCGCGGCCTAGTGTGGCCGCACCCATCCAGAGCGACCGAGAGACCTGGCTCGTCGACGTCGCAGCAACCCCCCTCGTGACCGAGGGTGCGGGTGCTTCCGCCAGGACCGATGGAGCTGACGATGACCGGTCCCGACGCACCCGCGCACCCCACGGAGCACGCCGTGCCCGACGGCCTCGGAGCCGTGGACCGCCCGACCGTGTCGTTCGAGCTGTTCCCGCCGCGGAACCCGGACGCCGCGCCGCGGCTGTGGTCCACCGTGCAGCGGCTCGCCGCCGCCCGGCCCGACTTCGTGTCCGTCACGTACGGCGCCTCCGGCAGCACGCGCACCACCACGCGGCAGCTCGTCCGGCGGCTGCTGCGCGAGACGTCGCTGACCCCGATCGCGCACCTGACCTGCGTCGCGAGCTCGCGCGCGGACCTCACGGCGACCATCGAGGAGTTCCTCGACGAGGGCGTGCGGTCGTTCCTGGCGCTGCGGGGCGACCCGCCGGCCGACCGGTCCTGGGAGCCGCACCCCGAGGGGCTGCCGACGGCGAGCGCCCTCGTCGAGCTGCTGCGGGACGTCGAGCGCCGCCGGTGCGCGAGCAGCCCGGCGCAGGCGGTGCGGGCGGCCACCCGGCCCCTCTCGGTCGCCGTCGCCGCGTTCCCCCGCGGCAACGCCGGCGCCGGCAGCACCCGGGAGCAGGACGTCGCGGCGCTGCTCGCGAAGCAGCGGGCCGGCGCGGACTTCGCGATCACCCAGGTGTTCTACGACGCCGGCTCGTACGCCGAGCTCGTCGCCCTGGCGCGTGACGCCGGCGTCACCATCCCGATCCTGCCCGGCATCATCCCCACCACCGACCCGGCGCGGCTGCGGCGCGTGGCCGAGCTGACCGGCGTGCCCGTCCCGGCGTCGCTGCTGGAGCGGCTCGACGTCTTCGACCCCGGCGACCCCGCGGACGTGGCCGCCCGGCACCGCCTCGGCACGCGGCTGGGCGTCGACCTGGTGAACGCGGTGCTCGACGGCGGCGCGCCCGGCGTCCACCTCTACACGTTCAACCAGCACGGACCGGCGCTCGACCTGCTGGAGGGCGCCGGCCTGGGCGGCGACGCCCCGAGCGCGCACCTGCGGGTCGACCCGCCCCGCGCACCCGCGGCCCCCGCGACCACCCCGACCCCCGTCCCGACCACCTGAGGCGAGAGATGACCCACCTGACCCACCCGTTCCCCGCCGGCACCGTCCTGGGCTACCCCCGGATCGGGCCGCGCCGCGAGCTCAAGAAGGCCATCGAGGCGTTCTGGGCCGGCCGCACCACCGCCGCCGAGCTGGAGGCGACCGCCGCCGGTCTGCGCCGCCGCACCCGCGAGCGGCTGGCGGGGCTCGGGCTCGACACCCGGCTGCCGGCCATCCCGAGCGCGTTCTCGTTCTACGACCACGTGCTCGACACCGCCGCGGTGCTCGGCGCGGTGCCGGAGCGGTTCGCCGACCTGCTCACCGCCGACGGCGGCCTCGACCTCGCCGGGTACTCCACCGTCGCCCGCGGCCGGGGCGGCGACCTGCCGCTCGAGATGACCAAGTGGTTCGACTCCAACTACCACTACCTGGTGCCCGAGATCGGTCCGACGACGCCGTTCCGCTACGCGGGCGACCGTCCGGTCCGCGAGCTCGCGGAGGGCCTCGCCGAGGGCGTGCTGACCCGGCCGGTCCTCGTCGGGCCGGTGACGTTCCTCGCGCTGTCGAAGCCCGCGGAGGGCTCCCCGGAGGACTTCCTGCCGATCGACCGGCTGCCCGACGTGCTGCCCGTCTACGCGGCGCTGCTGCGGGACCTCGCCGCCGCGGGGGCCACGTGGGTGCAGCTCGACGAGCCGGCACTGGTGTCGGACTCCACGGGCGTGCCGGCGGACCGGCTGCTCGCCGCCGCGGCGGAGGCGTACCGCGCCCTCGCCACGGACCTGCCCGTGGCCGAGCGCCCCGCCCTGCTCGTGGCGGCGCCCTACGGCGACCTCGGCGACGCGCTGCCCGTGCTCGCCGCGTCCGACGTCGACGGCCTCGCGCTGGACCTGGTGCGCGGCGCGGCCCCGGCGGGCGACGTCCCCGGACTCGCGTCGAAGCTGCTGGTCGGGGGCGTGGTGGACGGCCACAACATCTGGCGCGCGGACCTCGACGCCGCGCTGGCGACCCTGGAGGGACTCGAGACGCTCGGCGCCGCGCAGGTGTCCGTGGCGACGTCCACCTCGCTGTTCCACGTGCCGCACGACGTCGACGACGAGCCGGCGCTCGACCCGACGCTGCGGTCCTGGCTGGCGTTCGCGGACCAGAAGGTCGGCGAGGTCGTCACGCTGGCGACCGGGCTGCGCGAGGGGCGCGAGGCCGTGCACGCCGAGCTGCTCGCCGCCGCGGACGCCCGCCGCAGCCGCGCCCAGGCGCCCGGCGTGGTCCGCCCCGACGTGCGGGACCGACTGGCCGCGCTGCCGCAGGACGCGTTCCACCGGGGCGACTTCGCGGAGCGGCAGGCCGCCCAGGCCGCGCGCCTGCGCCTGCCCGTGCTGCCGACGACCACCATCGGCTCCTTCCCGCAGACCTCCGAGATCCGGGTGGCGCGCGCCGCGTCCGCCCGCGGGGAGCTCACCGCCGCCGAGTACGAGGACGCGATGCGGGCGGAGATCCGGCGCGTCGTCGAGCTCCAGGAGCAGATCGGCCTGGACGTCCTCGTGCACGGCGAGGCCGAGCGGAACGACATGGTGCAGTACTTCGCCGAGAACCTCGACGGGTTCGCCGTCACGCAGAACGGCTGGGTGCAGTCCTACGGCTCGCGCTGCACCCGCCCGTCGATCCTGTGGGGCGACGTCGCGCGCCCGGCGCCCATCACGGTGCCGTGGACGACGTACACCCAGTCCCTCACCGCGAAGCCCGTCAAGGGCATGCTCACCGGGCCGGTCACGATCCTCGCGTGGTCGTTCGTGCGGGACGACCAGCCGCTCGCCGACACCGCGAACCAGGTGGCGCTGGCGCTGCGCGACGAGATCGCCGACCTGGAGGCCGCCGGCACCGCGATCGTGCAGGTCGACGAGCCCGCGCTGCGCGAGCTGCTCCCGCTGCGGGCGGCGGACCACGCGGCCTACCTCGACTGGTCGGTGCGGTCCTTCCGCCTCGCCACGTCGGGCGTCCGCCCGGACACCCAGATCCACACCCACCTGTGCTACTCGGAGTTCGGCGAGGTCATCGGGGCGATCGACGGGCTCGACGCGGACGTGACGTCCATCGAGGCCGCGCGCTCGAAGATGGAGATCCTCGGGGACATCGCCTCGGCGGGCTACCCCCGCGGGATCGGCCCGGGCGTCTGGGACATCCACTCCCCGCGCGTGCCGAGCGAGGCCGAGGTCACCGAGCTGCTCACCGAGGCCGTCCGGGTGATCGACCCCGCGCAGCTCTGGGTGAACCCCGACTGCGGCCTCAAGACCCGCGGCTACGCCGAGGTCACGCCGTCGCTCGAGCACGTACTGGCCGCGACCCGCGCGGTGCGCGCCACGCTGCCGGTGGCGACCACCGTCTGATCCGCGGCGCGGGCCGACACCCGCCGCGCAGCACGGCGCCCCGGTCCCGTCGCGGGACCGGGGCGCCGGTGTGCGGACGTCAGGCGTCCGCGTGCTGGGCGTCGGCCGGGGCCTCGATGGTCGCCGGCGTCTCACCGGTCCGGACCTCGATGCGCCGCGGCTTGGCCTCCTCGGCCACCGGGATCGTCAGCGTCAGGACGCCGTCGGCGTACGACGCGTGGATGGCGTCCAGGTCGAGCCCGCGGCCCACCGTCAGCTGGCGGGCGTAGGTGCCGACCGGGCGCTCCTTGGCGAGCCACTGCACGCCGTCCTCCGTGCGCGCCGTGCGCTGGGCGCGGATGGTCAGGGTGCGGTCGTCCACGTTGACGTCGATCGACCCCGGGTCGGCACCCGGCAGGTCGACGTGCAGGACGTAGTGGTCGCCGGCGCGGTACAGGTCCATCGGCATGGACGCCGCCGCGCGCTGCGAGCCGAGCACCTGGCTCATGAGCCGGTCCATCTCCTGGAACGGGTCGAATCGCGTAGCCACAGCCCGTCACCTCCTCGACTCCGACGGGCCCCGGCCTGTCCGGGGCCATCGCGCTGCTCCGGCGGGACGGACCCCGCCGGAAGGGGCTACAGGACCTGTTCTAGCACTCGGGCACCGAGAGTGCTAACCCTGTCGCGGGCTGTTCGCCGAGAGATGAACGCGCAGGTCAGAAGGCCGTGGGGAGGCGGTCGCCGCCCTCGGTGGCGGCCGCCAGCGCCGACACGATCCGCACGTCTGCGTCCAACCACGGCACCGTCAGCCACTCGCCGCGCGGCAGCCACCGCAGCTCGTCGTGCTCCACGAGCGGCTCCGGCTCACCCGCCGCCACCCGCGCCAGCCACAGCCGCATCGTGTACCGGTCGGTCAGCCGCCAGCACCCGTCGTCCGGCCCGGCCAGCTCCGCACCGAGCTCGACCTCGACGCCGAGCTCCTCGCGCAGCTCCCGGTGCAGCGCCGCCTCGGGCTCCTCGCCCGGCTCCACCTTGCCGCCCGGGAACTCCCAGCGCCCCGCCAGGCTCACGGGCGACCGGCGCCGGGCGGCCAGCAGCGCGCGCGGGACGTCGAGGTCGTCGACGAGCGCCGCGGCGACGACGAGGACGGGCGAGGCCATGCGCCGATCCTGCCAGGCCCGGGTCTGGCGGTCCTCGCTATCGTGGAAGGTGAGGGAGGTGGTCCAGATGGTGTTCGCACCCGCCACGCGCGGCGCCTGGGCGCGCCACCGACCCGCCGTGGTCGTCCCCGACTCCCTCGACGAGCTCCGCGGTCCGGTCGCCGGACACGTACGGCTCCCCCTGCACCTGCAGTGGTCGGGACGGCGTGACTACGACCTGTCGGACGACACCGACGTGGTCTGGCTCTACAGCCGGGTCATCCGCGAGGCCTCGACGCAGGAGGATCTGCGGAGCGTCCTGGACGGGCCTACGGTGGTGCGCCTGTGGTCGGAGCTGCGGCTCCCCGCCACGCACGTGCTGGCCTGGGAGGCTGCATTCCCGCAGCTGCGTGCCGCCACGTGATCGACGCACGGCAACGCCGACTCGCCGCGGCCGCCCTCGCCGTCGTCGGTGAGCACGGGTTCGCGCTCGCGGGCGGTCTGGCGCTCGCGGCGCACGGTGTCGGGGCGCGACCGTCGGACGACATCGACCTGTTCACCGCGAACACCGACCCGGAGGCGTTCGCCGCCGCAGTCGACGCCGTGGAGGACGCGTTCGTCCGCACCGGGTGGGACGTGAGCGAGCACCGCCGCGGACCGCTCTACGCCCGCCTGGTCGTCGGGATCTCGCCTGCCGAGCGGTACGAGCTCGACCTGGCAGTGGACTATCGCGCCAGGCCACCGGTCGCCGTCGCCGACCTCGGGCCGGTCCTCGACGTCGCGGACGCCGTCGGCTCGAAGATGTGCGCGCTCTACGGACGGGGAGAGGTCCGCGACTACGTCGACATCCACGAGACCGTCGTGTCCGGACACTACGGGCGGGACGAGGTGCTCGCCCTCGCCGACGAGCGGGAGGTCGAGCCGCTCGACCGCGCCGTCCTCGTGGAGCGGCTGGCTGCGGCCACGCGGATACCCGACCGCGAGCTCGCGGCGTACCTCACCGAGGATGCGTCGGCGTCCCTGCGCTCGTGGTTCGAGCGCTGGGCGAGCGAGCTGAGCACGGGCCGGACGACGTCCGGTCCCGGACCGTCGTCCTCGGTCACCCCACCAGCAGCAGGCCGCCGAGGCTGACGGCCGCGGCGACGACGGTCGACGCCGCGCCGAGCGCGAGGGGCCGGCCGCCGGTGCGGACCAGGCGCCCGACGTGGATCTGCGTGCCGAGGGCGGTCATCGCGGCGCCGAGCGCGAGGGTCGTCACGGGCTTCACCGCCGGCAGGACCGCGTCGGGGACGAGGCCGGCGGACCGCACCAGCACGGCGACGACGAACCCCGCGACGAACAGCGGGACGAGCGGCGTGCGGCGGCCGGGTCCCGCGACGGCGCCCCCGGCCCGGCGGCGGACGACGCCGACACCGGCGACGAGCGGCGCGAGCAGCAGGACGCGCGCGAGCTTCGCGACCACGGCGACCGTGAGCGCGGCGGCGGACACGGTGCCCGCGGCGGCGACGACCTGGGCGACCTCGTGCACGGACATCCCGGCCCAGAGCCCGGCGGTGCGGTCGGTGAGCCCCAGCACGCCCGCGGCCAGCGGCAGCGCGACGATCGCCAGGCTCCCGTAGACGGTGACCAGCGCGACGGCGGTCGCGACGTCCTCCTCGTCGGCGTCCGCGACGGGGCTCATGCCCGCGACGGCCGCGGCGCCGCAGATCGAGAAGCCGGTGGCCACGAGCAGGGTCAGCGCGCGCCCGACGCCGAGCCGGGGCCCGAGCCAGAGCGTCGCCGAGAACGTCGCCGCGACGGTGACGAGCAGGACCGCGACCTCGCGCGCGCCCAGACCGAGCAGGTCGCCGAGGGACAGCTGGAGACCGAGCAGCACGACGCCCGCCCGCAGCAGGTGCCTGCTCGTCCAGGCGAGACCGGGCTCGAGGACCGCCGGGACGGCACCCACCGAGCGGGCGGCGGCACCGAGGGCGATCGCGACGAGCAGCCCCGGCAGGACGGGGACCGCGGTGGTCAGGCCGACGCAGAGCGCGGCGACCGCCACGGCGGCGGCGGTCCCCGGGGCGACGCGGCGGACGCCGGCGAGGCGGGAGCCGCGCGCGGTGCCCTCGCCGGGCACCGCGGGCACGGCAGCCCCCGCGGGCGTGGCGGCGTCCGGGCCGCCAGCGGGGGCGGGGTGGTCGTGGGGCTGCGTCCTGGTCACGCCTCCACGGTGCGCCGTGCGGTCGGCCGCCGGAACGCCGGGTTCGCTCGCGCCCTCTAGCCTGAGGCTATGGACGAGACCTCCCCGGCCGGTCGCCGCGTGCCGCTGGGCGCGCTCGAGCTGCTCGACGCGGTCGACGCGCACGGCTCGCTGTCCGCCGCCGCCCGCGCCCTGGGCCTCGCCCAGCCGTCCGTCAGCACGGGACTGCGCCGGCTCGAGCGGCAGACGGGCCTGACGCTGCTCACCCGCTCCGCCTCCGGCACCCGGCTGACGCCCGCGGGGGTGGCGCTGCTCGCGCGCGCCCGCGACGTGCTCGCCGCCTCGGACGCCCTCGAGCGCGAGGTGGTGGCCCTGCGGACGGCGCAGCAGGGTCGCGTGCGGGTGGCGGCGAGCCTGAGCGTCGCGGAGTACCTGGTGCCCGGCTGGCTGGCGTCGCGGCCCGTGGGCTCACCCGTCGTGGACCTCGTGGTGGCGAACTCGCGGGACGTCATGGACGCGGTGCTGCACGGCCGCGCGGACCTCGGGTTCGTGGAGGGGCCGGACGTCGAGGACGGCCTGGAGGCGCGGTCGCTGGGCGAGGACGAGCTGGTGGTCGTCGTCGCGCCGGGGCACTCGTGGGCCCGCCGGCGCCGGCCGCTGACCGCGGCGGAGCTCGCGACCGCCCCGCTGGCCGTGCGGGAGTCCGGCTCCGGCACGCGCGCGGTGCTGGAGCGGGCGCTGACCGCCGCGGGTCATCCTCTCGCCGGGGCGCCCGCGCAGCTCGGGTCGACGTCGGCCGTGAAGAACGTCGTCCGCGGCGGCGGACCCGCGGCGGTGCTGTCCCGGCTGACCGTCGCCGACGAGATCGCGCGCGGCGACCTGCGGGCCGTCCCGGTCGAGGGGGTCGACCTGCGGCGGACGCTGCGCGTCGTGTGGGCCCGCAGCCGTCGGCCGTCGACCGCGGCCCGGGACCTCGCCGAGCACGTGCTCCGGGAGGCCCGCCGCCGGTCCGGCGCCTGAGCCGCCCGCGCGACGCCGCAGGGCCCCGGCCGCCGGCTCAGGCGGACGCGGCCCTGCGTCGCGAGGGTGCCGGCCCCGCGGGGCCCGGCCCGGAGGTCAGCGGATCCCGGCGGCGTGCGCCCAGGCGACCGCCTCGGCGCGCGTGGAGACGCCGATCTTGCGGTAGACCGACCGCACCTGGGACTTCACGGTGTTCCGGGTGACGAAGAGCCGCCGCGCGATGTCCTCGAGGGTCACGTCCTCGCTGAGCTCCGCGAGGACGACGCGCTCACGGGTGGTGAGCGGCTCGCCGAGGATGCTGGTCGCCGTGGTGGGGGCGAGCTCGAGAGTGGCCATGATGACCTCCGGGTGAGGGACGAGTACCGGCTGCTGGGGGTTCCCGGCTGCCGACTCCCGGTTGATCGGCAAGTGTGGCGGTCGCGATCGCAGTTCGGTTCTCACCCGACGGCCCGGCGCGTCGGCGAGGTACGTACGAACGGGTCATGTGATAGGACCGAAGTCCCAGGTCACTCGGCCGGGAAACGATTCCCACCCGGTCGGACCAGAACCACCCGAACGGCCTAGCGCCCCTCCGGGCCCGTCTCAGTCCGTGATCGAGGCGGCGTACTCCTCGGCCGACAGCAGCGCCCCGGTGCCCGTGACGTCCACCCGGAACAGCCACCCCTCACCGTACGGGTCGGCGTTGACGACCGAGGGCTCGTCCACCGCCGACTGGTTCACCTCCACCACGGTCCCGGACACGGGGGAGAACAGCTCCGACACCGACTTGGTGGACTCGACCTCGCCCACGACGGCGCCGGCCGCGATCTCGCTGCCGACCGTCGGCAGCTCCAGGTACACGATGTCGCCGAGGGCGTCCGCGGCGTTCTTCGTGATGCCGACGGTGGCCGGCGC
This is a stretch of genomic DNA from Cellulomonas sp. ES6. It encodes these proteins:
- a CDS encoding LysR family transcriptional regulator, whose product is MDETSPAGRRVPLGALELLDAVDAHGSLSAAARALGLAQPSVSTGLRRLERQTGLTLLTRSASGTRLTPAGVALLARARDVLAASDALEREVVALRTAQQGRVRVAASLSVAEYLVPGWLASRPVGSPVVDLVVANSRDVMDAVLHGRADLGFVEGPDVEDGLEARSLGEDELVVVVAPGHSWARRRRPLTAAELATAPLAVRESGSGTRAVLERALTAAGHPLAGAPAQLGSTSAVKNVVRGGGPAAVLSRLTVADEIARGDLRAVPVEGVDLRRTLRVVWARSRRPSTAARDLAEHVLREARRRSGA
- a CDS encoding helix-turn-helix transcriptional regulator yields the protein MATLELAPTTATSILGEPLTTRERVVLAELSEDVTLEDIARRLFVTRNTVKSQVRSVYRKIGVSTRAEAVAWAHAAGIR
- the gcvH gene encoding glycine cleavage system protein GcvH; the protein is MSDVPAHLQYTAEHEWIDGEAPATVGITKNAADALGDIVYLELPTVGSEIAAGAVVGEVESTKSVSELFSPVSGTVVEVNQSAVDEPSVVNADPYGEGWLFRVDVTGTGALLSAEEYAASITD